One stretch of Nesterenkonia halotolerans DNA includes these proteins:
- a CDS encoding metal-dependent transcriptional regulator — MTDLIDTTEMYLRTILDLEEEEIVPLRARIAERLEHSGPTVSQTVARMERDGLLVLTADRRLQLTESGRGLAVQVMRKHRLAERLLSDVIGLEWPYIHEEACRWEHVMSERVERRLVEILQSPVESPYGNPIPGLEELGVVLPAVQPTPTRITLRQAAETDPDGTSGAQWQVKRLAESIQMEPEVLEQLLEAGLRPGGALRLRGLNQAHVMLEVAPSAEPPFEVELPLEVAQHIFVAEILAG, encoded by the coding sequence GTGACCGATCTGATCGACACCACCGAGATGTATCTGCGCACCATCCTCGATCTCGAGGAGGAGGAGATCGTCCCGCTGCGCGCCAGGATCGCAGAGCGCCTCGAGCATTCAGGGCCCACGGTGTCCCAGACCGTTGCACGCATGGAACGAGACGGTCTGCTCGTGCTCACCGCCGATCGGCGACTCCAGCTGACCGAGTCGGGGCGGGGGCTCGCCGTGCAGGTGATGCGCAAGCACCGGCTGGCCGAACGTCTGCTCTCCGATGTCATCGGCCTGGAATGGCCCTATATCCATGAAGAGGCCTGCCGCTGGGAACACGTGATGAGCGAGCGGGTGGAACGTCGACTCGTCGAGATTCTGCAGTCCCCGGTGGAATCGCCCTACGGCAACCCGATCCCCGGACTGGAGGAGCTCGGCGTGGTGCTCCCGGCGGTCCAGCCCACACCCACGAGAATCACACTGCGGCAGGCGGCCGAGACCGACCCCGACGGCACATCAGGAGCCCAGTGGCAGGTGAAGCGTCTGGCGGAGTCCATCCAGATGGAGCCCGAGGTGCTGGAGCAGCTCCTCGAGGCTGGTCTGCGCCCCGGCGGAGCTCTGCGACTGCGGGGTCTGAACCAGGCTCACGTGATGCTCGAGGTCGCGCCTTCTGCGGAGCCCCCCTTCGAGGTCGAGCTGCCGCTGGAGGTCGCCCAGCACATCTTCGTGGCGGAGATCCTCGCCGGCTGA